In one Variovorax sp. V213 genomic region, the following are encoded:
- a CDS encoding TetR/AcrR family transcriptional regulator, which produces MAILDATLKLLETTPVQQISIESIAREAGVGKATIYRWWNSKAAVVIEAFLHTHVSHTPMPKGVGPREALMRHIHLLVEEYSGWSGRIVSQIMAEGQGDPDVLREFRERFWYGRRAVVREVVEDARRLGEFRSDLDTELQMDILYAPIYFRLLMRHLPLDKKFADAHCAAITQLLAPPEKEAGAAPARKRKVA; this is translated from the coding sequence GTGGCCATTCTTGATGCCACGCTGAAGCTTCTGGAGACGACGCCGGTGCAGCAGATCTCGATCGAGTCGATTGCGCGCGAGGCAGGCGTAGGCAAGGCCACCATTTACCGCTGGTGGAACTCGAAGGCTGCGGTGGTCATCGAGGCATTCCTGCACACCCACGTGAGCCACACGCCGATGCCGAAGGGTGTCGGCCCGCGCGAGGCGCTCATGCGTCATATCCACCTGCTGGTTGAGGAGTACAGCGGCTGGTCGGGGCGCATCGTCTCGCAGATCATGGCCGAGGGCCAGGGCGACCCGGACGTGCTGCGCGAGTTTCGCGAACGCTTCTGGTACGGGCGAAGGGCGGTCGTTCGCGAAGTGGTCGAGGATGCGCGGCGCCTGGGCGAGTTCCGCAGCGACCTGGACACGGAACTGCAGATGGACATCCTGTATGCGCCGATCTACTTCCGGCTCCTGATGCGGCACCTGCCGCTGGACAAGAAGTTCGCGGACGCACACTGCGCTGCGATCACGCAGTTGCTGGCGCCGCCTGAGAAGGAAGCCGGCGCTGCACCGGCCAGGAAGCGCAAAGTCGCGTGA
- a CDS encoding FAD-dependent oxidoreductase, with translation MQTMIEESKNLPVFGEYDVVIAGGGPSGIAAAVSAARHGARTLLIEHYGFLGGMGTAGGVTNFAGLYGRHNGEMQQMVHGVVDDLLPRLEALGGLNQPQDGMQGRIRVRAYDVSAYKCAADQMLDAAGVQCLFHASAAGVLMEGDRIAALVVETKSGRLAIRGGVFIDCTGDGDVAAYAGVPFVVGDGAGSGLFPTTMFRVGHVDPEPALAAIGEFKAINDFMERAHKEHPDRYQFPREGAILRPQINPTEWRANVTQLRNAEGGAMNGVDARQLSDGEREGRRQIVNYFHFLRERVPGFEKAQIVDIAPQVGIRETRRIEGTYALSGEDILASAQFDDSIGINTWPMELHAEGRIDWRFPTDSDRSFNDLPWRMLVPRRVQNLLVAGRCASMTHEGQSAARVSGGCFVMGQAAGTAAAQAGSDPMQAIDVARLRRSLVADGVWLQIQ, from the coding sequence ATGCAAACGATGATCGAGGAATCGAAAAACCTTCCTGTGTTCGGTGAATACGACGTCGTGATCGCAGGCGGCGGGCCCTCCGGAATCGCTGCCGCCGTCAGCGCAGCGCGTCACGGTGCACGCACGCTTTTGATCGAACACTATGGCTTTCTGGGCGGAATGGGCACCGCAGGCGGCGTGACAAATTTTGCTGGCCTGTACGGACGCCACAACGGAGAGATGCAGCAGATGGTGCACGGCGTGGTGGACGATCTGCTCCCCCGCCTCGAGGCGCTGGGCGGACTGAACCAACCCCAAGACGGCATGCAGGGAAGGATCCGTGTCAGGGCTTACGACGTTTCCGCATACAAATGCGCTGCTGACCAGATGCTCGATGCCGCCGGCGTCCAGTGTCTCTTCCATGCGTCCGCAGCAGGTGTGCTGATGGAAGGCGACCGGATTGCAGCACTCGTCGTGGAAACCAAGTCAGGCCGCCTGGCAATCCGCGGTGGCGTGTTCATCGACTGCACTGGCGATGGCGACGTCGCAGCCTACGCAGGTGTTCCGTTTGTCGTTGGCGATGGTGCCGGAAGCGGGCTTTTTCCGACCACCATGTTTCGTGTCGGCCACGTCGACCCCGAGCCCGCTCTCGCCGCAATCGGTGAATTCAAGGCGATCAACGATTTCATGGAGCGTGCACACAAGGAGCATCCGGACCGCTACCAGTTTCCACGCGAAGGAGCAATCTTGCGCCCGCAGATCAATCCGACCGAGTGGCGCGCCAACGTGACCCAGCTGAGAAACGCCGAAGGGGGCGCGATGAACGGCGTCGACGCCCGTCAACTCAGTGATGGCGAGAGGGAGGGCAGACGCCAGATCGTGAACTACTTTCATTTCTTGCGCGAGCGGGTGCCTGGCTTCGAGAAGGCACAGATCGTGGACATCGCGCCTCAGGTCGGAATCCGAGAGACTCGCCGCATTGAAGGCACCTACGCACTCAGTGGCGAAGACATCCTTGCTTCGGCGCAGTTCGACGACAGCATCGGAATCAACACCTGGCCGATGGAACTGCACGCCGAGGGCCGCATCGACTGGCGTTTTCCGACAGACAGCGACAGGTCCTTCAACGATCTACCCTGGCGAATGCTCGTTCCTCGCAGGGTCCAGAATCTGCTGGTTGCAGGGCGCTGCGCGTCGATGACTCATGAAGGGCAGTCAGCAGCGCGCGTGAGCGGGGGCTGCTTCGTGATGGGGCAAGCCGCGGGGACCGCCGCTGCGCAGGCGGGGTCCGACCCGATGCAGGCGATCGATGTCGCACGCTTGCGGCGCAGTCTGGTCGCGGACGGCGTCTGGCTCCAGATCCAGTGA
- a CDS encoding LysR family transcriptional regulator translates to MDMRLLAVFDEVYKTRSVTRAAENLDIPQTSVSLALARMRRQFNDPLFVRTAEGMVPTPHAADLLGPLRQALELLRLATRQQVVFDAGSSSRHFRICMTDVSHLEFLPRLIHRAAQVAPSIHIEVLRIGPDTRRLLENGEADLAVGYMPELEAGFYQQQLFEQGFSCVVRNDHPRVGKRMTLTLFKREKHVAITAPGTGHDLLQQQLKRLGVERRLALSLPTLPGLGNLLAQSDLVATVPERVAQMLVSIAAVKLLAPPFELPAFAIKQHWHERFHLDPANRWLRSMIAEMFLE, encoded by the coding sequence ATGGACATGCGACTCCTGGCGGTCTTCGACGAGGTGTACAAGACGCGCAGCGTCACACGGGCCGCCGAAAACCTGGATATTCCCCAGACGTCCGTGAGCTTGGCCTTGGCCCGGATGCGGCGTCAATTCAACGACCCGCTCTTCGTACGGACTGCGGAAGGCATGGTGCCAACGCCCCACGCCGCTGACCTGTTGGGACCGTTGCGCCAGGCCCTTGAACTGCTTCGGCTGGCCACCCGTCAGCAGGTCGTCTTTGACGCGGGAAGCTCCAGCCGACATTTCAGGATTTGCATGACAGATGTCAGTCACCTCGAATTCCTGCCGCGGTTGATTCATCGCGCGGCTCAGGTCGCACCTTCCATCCATATCGAGGTACTGCGCATCGGGCCTGATACGCGCCGGTTGCTCGAGAACGGTGAGGCGGACCTGGCCGTGGGCTACATGCCGGAACTGGAGGCCGGCTTCTATCAACAGCAGCTATTCGAGCAGGGCTTTTCGTGTGTGGTGCGGAACGACCATCCGCGCGTGGGGAAACGCATGACGCTGACGCTGTTCAAGCGCGAAAAGCACGTGGCCATCACAGCGCCCGGAACGGGACACGACCTGCTGCAGCAACAGTTGAAGCGCTTGGGTGTCGAACGCCGGCTTGCGCTTTCGCTCCCGACCTTGCCTGGCTTGGGGAACCTGCTTGCGCAATCCGACCTCGTTGCAACCGTGCCGGAGCGGGTCGCACAGATGCTGGTCAGTATTGCTGCGGTGAAGTTGCTCGCGCCACCCTTTGAACTGCCAGCCTTTGCCATCAAGCAGCACTGGCATGAGCGTTTTCACCTTGACCCGGCGAATCGTTGGCTCCGTTCGATGATCGCCGAGATGTTTCTCGAGTGA
- a CDS encoding PaaI family thioesterase — translation MSKSLSEEDNPTRAFVAEAVSSGRRNVPLEVNPALANLSALLLESRDGELVIRFTAQRTATQGNGVVSGGTLASMLDLAMAMAVLSRLEPGSTCATISLTVNMQAAAKEGHLVAVAGVERVGRQVAFANARLYGPECSRLVASASSSLAVIPVRP, via the coding sequence ATGTCGAAGTCTTTGTCCGAAGAGGACAACCCCACCCGCGCCTTTGTGGCAGAAGCGGTGTCTTCTGGCCGCCGAAACGTGCCGCTGGAGGTCAATCCCGCCTTGGCTAACCTGTCGGCCCTGCTGCTGGAGAGCCGCGACGGGGAACTTGTCATCCGGTTCACCGCGCAGCGAACTGCAACGCAGGGAAATGGCGTGGTGAGCGGAGGCACTCTGGCCAGCATGCTGGACCTCGCCATGGCAATGGCGGTCCTGTCACGGCTCGAGCCTGGCTCCACGTGCGCCACCATCAGTTTGACGGTGAACATGCAGGCGGCCGCCAAGGAAGGTCATTTGGTGGCAGTGGCCGGCGTGGAACGAGTCGGTCGGCAGGTCGCCTTCGCGAACGCCAGACTTTACGGCCCAGAGTGCTCCCGGCTCGTTGCCAGCGCGTCCTCGTCGCTGGCCGTGATCCCCGTGCGCCCGTAA
- a CDS encoding Bug family tripartite tricarboxylate transporter substrate binding protein, with protein MTISRRQALGAGAGMLMATLAGKSLAQDYPDKPVRIIVANPPGSGLDADSRFWAAGLGALLRQSVFIDNRPGGATTIGTALAANAPPDGYTLHIGIPSSLCYMSELYTKLPYKPADFEPISQLTALRSVLVAHPGLPASTASELVALAKAQPGTIPVGTLGIGTFQHLLGVWFGALTGTSYQFVPYNTTSPYAALLAGETRVMFDALAASMSNIRAGKLKALAVTGKGRHALLPNVPTFEELGIADYDASTWFGLLAPAGTPKAVLDKLSAACAALARKPEVIQRYHEYGGEPVGSTPAEFAAYIRAEREKWTPVVKRSGIKLELT; from the coding sequence ATGACGATCTCGAGACGGCAGGCGCTGGGCGCCGGCGCCGGAATGCTGATGGCAACGCTCGCCGGCAAGTCGCTGGCGCAGGACTATCCCGACAAGCCGGTGCGCATCATCGTGGCGAACCCGCCGGGCTCCGGCCTGGACGCCGATTCGCGCTTCTGGGCTGCGGGACTCGGGGCCCTCTTGCGGCAATCGGTGTTCATCGACAACCGCCCCGGCGGCGCGACGACGATCGGCACCGCGCTGGCCGCCAATGCACCTCCCGATGGCTACACCTTGCACATCGGCATCCCGAGTTCGCTGTGCTACATGTCCGAGCTGTACACGAAGCTGCCTTACAAGCCCGCTGACTTCGAACCCATCAGCCAGCTCACCGCCTTGCGCAGCGTGCTGGTCGCCCACCCGGGTCTGCCCGCCTCGACGGCATCCGAACTCGTGGCGCTGGCCAAGGCCCAGCCGGGAACCATCCCCGTCGGGACGCTCGGTATCGGCACCTTCCAGCACCTCCTGGGTGTGTGGTTCGGCGCGCTCACCGGGACCAGCTACCAGTTCGTCCCCTACAACACCACCAGTCCGTATGCGGCGCTGCTGGCGGGCGAAACGCGGGTGATGTTCGACGCGCTCGCGGCGTCCATGAGCAACATCCGCGCGGGAAAGCTGAAGGCGCTGGCCGTCACGGGCAAGGGCCGCCATGCGCTGCTTCCGAATGTGCCGACTTTCGAGGAGCTGGGCATTGCCGACTACGACGCATCGACATGGTTCGGCCTTCTTGCGCCCGCAGGAACACCCAAGGCGGTGCTGGACAAGCTGTCTGCCGCCTGCGCCGCGCTGGCACGCAAGCCGGAGGTCATCCAGCGGTACCACGAGTACGGCGGCGAGCCCGTCGGGAGCACGCCAGCGGAATTTGCGGCCTACATCCGCGCCGAACGGGAGAAATGGACTCCGGTCGTGAAGCGTTCCGGAATCAAACTCGAGTTGACCTGA
- a CDS encoding fumarylacetoacetate hydrolase family protein, protein MKFSLGTFSPQGGGRFAALCFGERVLPLHALRAQALHCGAQWSEGASVLDLLQDWDRNVAVLRTLADQLPAQHDSSVPMSSLRVHPPVDLPRQVLCTGANYRKHVVDLTLDMGVGPEGLKGAALRKWAEDMMDERAAKGEPYVFPKLPSSITGAFDPVVLPATTEKPDWELELAVIIGRPARNVRREEALDYVAGYSIVNDVSARDLIARTDYKMLGTDWLRSKSPPTFMPFGPTLVPACFVQDPQKLQITLKLNGQIMQDESTADMLFDVARQIEYISAQVQLWPGDLIATGSPAGNGTHYNRFLREGDLIDSEIEGLGRQRNACVRQQQTD, encoded by the coding sequence GTGAAGTTTTCCCTGGGAACCTTCTCGCCGCAGGGCGGTGGGCGATTCGCCGCGCTGTGCTTCGGCGAACGCGTGCTTCCCCTGCATGCGCTGCGTGCGCAGGCGTTGCACTGCGGTGCCCAATGGTCGGAGGGCGCCTCCGTCCTTGACCTTCTGCAGGACTGGGATCGCAATGTGGCGGTGCTGCGCACACTGGCGGACCAACTCCCGGCGCAGCACGATTCGTCAGTGCCGATGTCCAGCCTGCGGGTGCATCCTCCAGTGGATCTGCCGCGGCAGGTGCTCTGCACCGGGGCGAACTATCGCAAGCACGTGGTCGACCTCACGCTCGACATGGGCGTGGGGCCGGAGGGACTCAAGGGCGCAGCGCTGCGGAAATGGGCCGAGGACATGATGGACGAGCGGGCGGCGAAGGGGGAGCCCTACGTCTTTCCGAAGCTGCCTTCGTCTATCACTGGGGCCTTCGACCCCGTCGTGCTCCCCGCCACCACCGAGAAGCCGGATTGGGAGCTGGAACTCGCCGTCATCATCGGCCGGCCGGCGCGCAACGTACGCCGCGAAGAGGCGCTCGACTACGTCGCCGGGTACTCGATCGTGAACGACGTCTCGGCGCGGGACCTGATCGCCCGCACGGACTACAAGATGCTGGGCACCGACTGGCTCAGATCCAAGTCTCCCCCGACGTTCATGCCATTTGGTCCGACGCTGGTTCCCGCATGCTTCGTGCAGGACCCGCAGAAGCTGCAGATCACTCTGAAGCTGAACGGACAGATCATGCAGGACGAGTCGACGGCCGACATGCTGTTCGACGTTGCACGGCAGATCGAATACATCAGCGCGCAGGTGCAGCTCTGGCCCGGCGATCTTATTGCGACCGGGTCCCCGGCGGGCAACGGCACGCACTACAACCGCTTCCTCAGGGAGGGCGACCTCATCGACTCGGAAATTGAGGGTCTGGGCAGACAGCGCAATGCATGCGTGCGGCAGCAGCAGACAGACTGA
- a CDS encoding cupin domain-containing protein → MNTEAIFEKQGERSPARPRQVRRIVTGENAQGKSILVSDGPAPNHTTDPGTPFAQVVWVTGDAAAPGPDPAPAGHKFGFHSNGGSLLRIVDFPPDESYEPSQLARFLDDHGVRDKDNPRHFWFHKTQSLDYAIVLEGEIHALMDEGEALMRAGDVLIQRATNHSWSNRSGKPCRMAFVLLDLELSTKT, encoded by the coding sequence GTGAACACTGAAGCAATCTTCGAAAAACAAGGCGAAAGAAGCCCGGCACGCCCGCGGCAGGTGCGCCGCATCGTTACGGGCGAGAACGCGCAAGGAAAATCCATTCTTGTGTCGGATGGGCCGGCGCCGAACCACACCACGGATCCGGGTACCCCATTCGCTCAAGTAGTATGGGTGACGGGCGACGCCGCAGCTCCTGGTCCCGATCCGGCTCCAGCCGGTCACAAGTTCGGATTCCATTCCAACGGGGGCTCCCTCCTGCGCATCGTCGACTTCCCGCCGGATGAGAGCTATGAGCCGTCTCAATTGGCACGATTTCTGGACGATCACGGGGTGCGGGACAAGGACAATCCGCGGCATTTCTGGTTCCACAAGACACAGTCCCTGGACTACGCGATCGTGCTCGAGGGCGAGATCCACGCGCTGATGGATGAGGGTGAGGCCCTCATGCGCGCTGGCGACGTCCTGATCCAACGGGCGACCAATCACAGCTGGTCGAACCGTTCCGGCAAGCCCTGCCGCATGGCTTTCGTGCTGCTGGATCTGGAGCTCAGTACCAAGACGTGA
- a CDS encoding ABC transporter substrate-binding protein, with the protein MFAAHDPRVQVHVDEELLPHATRRPMSHTLRLLWFVPFPLAVTAEVLKLTPSVALKAGRNPSSDAQFEALMAGQADAVVTAMDNVMDWNLRQGPRDFRVIAQLERTTPLTLVGRKGRARLRDLCGATILVDAPRNGFIVALRAMLAEEGLGPDAYALEPVGGVQERYDAMLAGRGDATLLGPPFDAMALKAGLSRIATVQERYPAFPGQGLVVSAGALQRLRPALSTWLRGLEGARKRMSKDPEQARQAPTLAGFSALAVDSMLLATPASLYPDRAGIELLIEQRRSSGLPGADTTYEKLVEASALPEG; encoded by the coding sequence ATGTTCGCAGCCCACGACCCCCGCGTGCAGGTGCACGTGGATGAAGAGCTGCTTCCACACGCAACGCGACGGCCTATGTCCCACACCTTGCGCCTTCTCTGGTTCGTTCCTTTCCCTCTGGCCGTGACCGCCGAGGTGCTGAAGCTGACGCCAAGCGTGGCCCTCAAGGCCGGGCGCAACCCTTCGTCCGATGCCCAATTCGAGGCACTAATGGCCGGCCAAGCGGATGCCGTGGTCACGGCCATGGACAACGTGATGGACTGGAACCTGCGTCAGGGGCCTCGGGATTTCCGCGTGATCGCGCAGCTGGAACGCACGACACCGTTGACCCTTGTGGGGCGGAAAGGCCGTGCCCGGCTCCGGGATCTGTGCGGCGCCACCATCCTCGTGGACGCGCCGCGCAACGGCTTCATCGTGGCCTTGCGCGCCATGCTTGCCGAGGAGGGACTCGGGCCGGACGCCTACGCGCTGGAGCCGGTGGGCGGCGTGCAGGAACGGTATGACGCCATGCTCGCCGGTCGTGGCGATGCCACCCTGCTGGGCCCTCCCTTCGACGCCATGGCACTCAAGGCTGGCCTCAGCCGCATCGCGACGGTGCAGGAGCGCTATCCTGCTTTCCCGGGGCAAGGCCTCGTGGTGAGCGCAGGCGCTCTGCAGCGGCTGCGCCCCGCCCTTTCAACCTGGTTGCGTGGCCTCGAGGGCGCGCGCAAACGCATGAGCAAAGATCCGGAGCAAGCGCGGCAGGCACCGACGCTGGCGGGCTTCTCCGCCTTGGCTGTGGATTCCATGCTTCTCGCCACGCCGGCCTCGCTGTACCCAGATCGCGCCGGGATCGAGCTCCTCATCGAGCAACGCCGCAGTTCCGGCCTGCCCGGTGCCGACACCACGTACGAGAAGCTGGTGGAGGCCTCGGCCCTGCCCGAGGGCTGA
- a CDS encoding Bug family tripartite tricarboxylate transporter substrate binding protein produces MRRSLPLKWLISLFIGLAAASPHAQTYPRGPVHLIVPFAPGSTPDLVARLVGERLGARLGQPVVVDNKPGASGNIGTNAVAKAPPDGQTLGIGIAGTLAVNALLYKKMSYDPARDIELITVAASQPAVLVTSSKFAADNAIDLLAQLKKNPGKYSFASIGAGSASHLAMQALAARSSANLVHVPYPGSGAAVTAIISGEVDMGVLPAATVMPFVKSGRIKALAIASSKRSAFLPQLPTLAEVGAPEIQADAWIGIVAPARTPPEIVNRLRSELVQILAEPSVQEKLHAQYMEPVANTPAQFRSMVNDEVTRWKPVIEKNGITLD; encoded by the coding sequence ATGCGGCGTTCTTTGCCACTCAAGTGGCTTATTTCCCTTTTCATAGGCTTGGCTGCGGCCTCGCCCCACGCGCAAACGTACCCCAGGGGACCGGTCCACCTGATCGTGCCCTTCGCGCCGGGCTCAACCCCCGATCTGGTCGCCCGGCTTGTGGGCGAAAGGCTCGGGGCGCGCCTGGGTCAACCGGTCGTCGTGGACAACAAGCCGGGAGCTTCCGGCAACATCGGAACCAATGCGGTGGCGAAAGCGCCCCCCGACGGGCAGACGCTTGGCATCGGGATCGCGGGCACCCTGGCCGTCAACGCCCTGCTCTACAAGAAGATGTCCTACGACCCTGCGCGCGACATCGAGCTCATCACGGTCGCCGCGTCCCAGCCCGCGGTTCTGGTCACATCTTCCAAGTTCGCGGCGGACAACGCCATCGATCTGCTCGCTCAGTTGAAGAAGAACCCGGGCAAGTACAGCTTCGCGTCCATCGGTGCCGGATCGGCGTCGCACCTCGCCATGCAGGCGCTCGCAGCACGCTCTTCGGCCAACCTTGTGCACGTGCCATATCCCGGCTCGGGCGCTGCGGTCACGGCAATCATCTCTGGTGAGGTCGACATGGGTGTGCTGCCAGCCGCGACCGTCATGCCTTTCGTGAAATCAGGGCGGATCAAGGCTCTGGCGATCGCCTCGTCGAAGCGCTCGGCATTTCTGCCCCAGTTGCCGACGCTTGCGGAGGTCGGAGCGCCCGAGATCCAAGCAGATGCCTGGATCGGGATCGTGGCCCCGGCCAGAACGCCACCCGAGATCGTGAATCGCTTGCGCAGCGAACTCGTGCAGATCCTCGCCGAGCCATCTGTCCAGGAGAAGCTCCACGCGCAGTACATGGAGCCTGTCGCAAACACTCCGGCACAGTTTCGCAGCATGGTGAACGACGAGGTGACGCGGTGGAAACCGGTGATCGAGAAGAACGGTATCACGCTGGACTGA
- a CDS encoding nucleotidyltransferase family protein, protein MFGTSGAGCQVVPPLASLDDLFEQRVRHDPIRASAATYRERVTAKRSEERWPRLSISNGRFGNAGYEALVIRRRFCTAAPAAPLPRLSRTALKTI, encoded by the coding sequence ATGTTCGGAACTTCCGGCGCAGGATGCCAGGTGGTGCCACCTCTCGCATCTCTTGATGACCTGTTCGAACAGCGCGTTCGGCATGACCCGATCCGGGCGAGCGCCGCGACGTACCGGGAGCGTGTCACGGCGAAGCGGTCTGAAGAGCGGTGGCCCCGACTTTCGATCAGCAATGGGCGCTTTGGAAACGCGGGCTACGAAGCCCTCGTCATCAGGCGCAGGTTCTGCACGGCCGCGCCTGCGGCACCTTTGCCCAGATTGTCGAGAACTGCGCTCAAGACGATCTGA
- a CDS encoding fumarylacetoacetate hydrolase family protein has protein sequence MKLGRFVVQGLDGPVHRICMVLPEQSRVIDLRAAEVLRQESRGASREAALRYASAVFPESMSAAIALGEEFLETANEAATRHGDDASRPFEGLRWGSACDPSIVRDGLTFVKHIRQFHERMKLTPAPALLQVPGYFKGSPWTVIGHEAEVPWPARAEKMDYELEIGWVMGRTAHNLTPETARSHLFGVTIFNDFSARDLQANEFAIGMGPTKSKDFAYGIGPWITTIDEFPHLDRIRMAVRVNGETWGEGDTSEMLWSVEELIAYVSLGDHVQPGDVIGSGTMGNGSALELGRSLRPGDVVELEVSGVGVLRNRMGQPEQGTWWPMPREPFM, from the coding sequence GTGAAACTCGGAAGATTTGTCGTCCAGGGCCTCGATGGCCCCGTCCATCGCATCTGCATGGTGCTGCCGGAGCAATCCCGCGTCATCGATCTGCGTGCGGCAGAGGTTCTGCGGCAAGAGTCGCGCGGTGCGAGCCGCGAGGCCGCCCTGCGATACGCCTCGGCCGTGTTCCCCGAAAGCATGTCGGCGGCCATCGCCCTGGGCGAGGAATTCCTCGAGACCGCCAACGAGGCGGCGACCCGCCACGGCGACGACGCCTCGCGGCCATTCGAAGGGCTGCGTTGGGGCTCTGCCTGCGACCCGTCCATCGTGCGCGACGGCCTCACCTTCGTGAAGCACATCCGCCAGTTCCACGAACGAATGAAGCTCACGCCCGCGCCGGCGCTGCTGCAAGTTCCTGGCTACTTCAAGGGTTCTCCCTGGACCGTGATCGGTCACGAGGCAGAGGTGCCGTGGCCGGCGCGCGCCGAGAAGATGGACTACGAGTTGGAGATCGGCTGGGTCATGGGGCGCACCGCCCACAACCTCACGCCCGAGACCGCACGCTCGCATTTGTTCGGTGTCACGATCTTCAATGATTTCTCGGCCCGCGACCTGCAAGCCAACGAGTTCGCGATCGGCATGGGTCCGACCAAGAGCAAGGACTTCGCCTATGGCATCGGGCCGTGGATCACAACCATCGACGAGTTCCCGCACCTGGACCGTATCCGCATGGCCGTGCGGGTGAACGGCGAAACCTGGGGGGAGGGCGACACCTCGGAGATGCTCTGGAGCGTCGAGGAACTGATTGCCTACGTGTCTCTCGGCGATCACGTGCAGCCGGGCGATGTGATCGGCTCGGGGACGATGGGCAATGGTTCGGCGCTGGAGCTCGGCCGCAGCCTCCGCCCGGGCGATGTCGTGGAGCTGGAGGTGTCAGGTGTCGGGGTCCTGCGCAATCGCATGGGCCAGCCCGAGCAGGGCACTTGGTGGCCGATGCCGCGCGAACCTTTCATGTAG
- a CDS encoding 3-keto-5-aminohexanoate cleavage protein translates to MSKRLPVIISCALTGAGDTRAKNPAVPASPREIADQAIDAARAGASIVHIHVRDPETGKSSTKFAYYEEVVQRIRASRCDVLINLTTGPGTMLTVPADAPFRVVPIPDAELMTPHERVAHVVKLKPDICSLDVATMNFGEATFINPANHLREMAAEIQSRGVTMELEVFDFGHARLASHLIATGAIPRSAYFQLCMSVPWGAPATPTVLAEMQRLLPAGAHWSAFGIGPDQFPMVATAAILGGHVRVGLEDNLYVAPGRLARDNAELVAKAARIIEDLGYEVATPDHTRKTLLVEP, encoded by the coding sequence ATGAGCAAGCGCCTTCCCGTCATCATTTCCTGCGCCCTGACCGGAGCGGGCGACACCCGAGCGAAGAACCCCGCCGTCCCCGCCTCGCCGCGCGAGATCGCGGACCAGGCCATCGATGCGGCACGTGCAGGCGCATCCATCGTCCACATTCACGTGCGTGACCCCGAGACCGGCAAGTCCTCCACGAAGTTCGCCTACTACGAGGAAGTCGTGCAGCGCATCCGCGCGTCCCGCTGCGACGTATTGATCAACCTGACGACCGGTCCGGGCACGATGCTGACGGTGCCTGCTGATGCGCCGTTCCGCGTCGTGCCGATCCCGGATGCAGAACTCATGACGCCACACGAGCGGGTTGCACACGTGGTGAAACTCAAGCCCGACATCTGCAGCCTGGATGTCGCGACGATGAATTTCGGAGAAGCAACCTTCATCAATCCGGCAAATCACCTGCGCGAGATGGCTGCGGAAATCCAATCCCGCGGCGTCACGATGGAGCTGGAGGTCTTCGACTTCGGCCACGCCCGCCTGGCGAGTCACCTGATCGCGACCGGAGCCATCCCGAGGAGCGCCTATTTCCAGCTGTGCATGTCAGTGCCTTGGGGCGCGCCGGCCACGCCCACGGTGCTGGCCGAAATGCAGCGTCTGCTGCCGGCAGGCGCGCACTGGAGTGCCTTTGGTATTGGCCCGGACCAGTTTCCGATGGTCGCCACCGCCGCAATCCTCGGTGGGCACGTGCGGGTGGGTCTCGAAGACAACCTGTATGTCGCGCCGGGCAGACTCGCGCGCGACAACGCCGAACTCGTCGCCAAGGCGGCCAGAATCATTGAAGATCTCGGGTACGAAGTCGCGACGCCCGATCACACGCGCAAGACCCTGTTGGTTGAACCATAG